ACCGGTGGCCAGCTGCAGAGGGTCCAGACCGCGCAGCCGCCGGCGCGTCCACATGTTGCCCAATCCATAGCAGAACGACGCGCCGATCGCCGCCAGTTCGCCCAGCAGATGCAGGCGCTCCGCGCTGCGCGTAGCACTGCCGCCGAACAGGTACACAATCCCCAGAAAGCCGATAACCACCCCCGACGTACGTAGCGCGCTGAGGCGCTCCTCGCGCACGAATAGCAGCGCGAGCAGCACCGTGAACAGCGGCGTGGTGGCGTTGTAGATCGCCGCCAGGTTGCTGTCGATGTGCGCGCCGCCCCAGGAAAAGAGCGCATAGGGCAGCGCGGCATTGATCAACCCTAGCACGGCCAGCCCCGGCGCGCAGCGCCCGTCCAGCCGCGCACCACGCAGCCGGAGCAGACCCAGCAGGACCAGACCTGCGATGCCAAGCCGGATCATGACCAGCGTGGCCGGCGGAAAGTTGCCCGGTTGCGCGGCGGTGCGCACCGAGAGCTTGATCAGGAGAAATGAAGCACCCCAGATCGCCGCTAACAGCAGCAGGGTCGCCAATTGTTTCGGTCGCATACCCTTTCCTCGTGCAACGATGGACGTCGCGCTGACGAGCCTGTCTGCGCCCGGCAGCTCAGCGCGGGACCAGATCCTGCTGCCCGCGCGGCTCGTTCCACGCAGCGCGCTCCCCAGGCTCCACGCTCCGCTCCCGCACCGGCGGCACCACGCCGCACACACGCAGACCCCACTGCATCGCCGGGCCGATGCCCAGCGCAAACAGCACCGTTCCCACGCCAACGGTCGCGCCCATCAGCCAGCCCAGGCTGAGCACCACCAGCTCAACCAGCGTACGCACGCGACTCACGGGCCAGCCGGTGTGAGCGTGCAACACCAGAATCATGCCATCACGCGGACCTTTCCCCATACCCGCGCCGATGTACAGACCGGTGGCCAGCCCACAGATCAGCACCGCGGGCAGGTAGTAGGCCAGGCCCCACACCCAGCCATGCGCCGTGGGCAGCACCGGCAGCAGCAGATCGATAAAGACGCCGATCAAGATCATGTTGGCGATGGTGCCTGCGCCGGGACGCACGCCCACAAACCAGGTCACGATCTGGATCGCCAGGCCGACCAGAATGCTGACCATGCCTACCGACAGGCCGGTATGCAGACTCAGACCGTAGTGGAAGGCATCCCACGGCCCCAACCCCAGATCGCTCTCGATCATCAACGCCACGGCCAGACCGTAGCCGAACAGTCCCAGAACTAACTGCGCCCAGGCGCGCAGCCAACGCCATGATGCAATCGTCACAAAAGTCTCTCCCTCTGCGCTGCCCTTGCGCCTCAGCGCGTCGTCGCGCGTCACACGTCCTCTAACACGATCCGGCGTCCAAACGTTGCAGCACGCGCAGATCGAGATTGCCGCCGCACAACAGACTCATCACCTTGCGATCGCGCAGATCGAGGCATGCGGATAGCGCCGCAGCCGTTGTCAGCGCACCGGTCGGCTCGACCACCTGCTTGGTGCGCGTCAGGATCAGCTCCAGCGCCTGGAGAATCTCGGCTTCGCTGACGGTCACGATGCGCTCCACTAGCCGGCGCATGATCGCAAAGGGATACCGCCCGATCGCCTGTGTCGCCACGCCGTCGGCGATGGTCTGTGGCTGCGGGATGCGCACGATGTGGCCGCGCTCCAGCGACTGACGCGCATCGTCGGCGACGGCAGGCTCGACGCCGATGACGCGCACCTCCGGACGCAGCGCCTTAAGCGCGATCGCGATGCCGCTGATCAGTCCACCGCCGCCAACCGGCACCAGCGCGATCTCGATCTCCGGCCAGTCCTCGGCCACTTCCAGCCCGATGGTGCCCTGGCCGGCGATGATCAGCGGATCGTCGAAGGGCGGCACGATCACCGCCTCGCGTTCGGCCGCAATACGGCGCGCAATCGCCTCGCGATCCTCGCGCTGACGATCGTAGAGCACGATCTCGGCGCCGTAGCCGCGCGTGGCCTCCAGCTTGACGCGGGGCGCGTCGGCGGGCATCACGATCGTCGCGCGCGTGCCGGTCAGCCGCGCCGCTAGGGCCACACCCTGCGCGTGGTTGCCCGATGAAAAGGCTACCACGCCGCGACAGCGCTGCTCTTCGCTGAGCGTCAGCAGTTTGTTGAGCGCGCCGCGCAGCTTGAACGAGCCGCTGCGCTGCAGATGTTCGGCCTTGAGGCGCAGGTCCGCGCCGGTCATACGCTTGAGCGTGGCCGATTCGAGTAGCGGCGTGCGGTGCACGTAGGGCGCGATGCGCGCCGCAGCGGCGCGAATATCATCCAGCGTCACCGGCAGGCGCGCGTGGTCTGTCACGGTCATGCGTCGCTCCCCGACACTTCAAACGATGGCAAAGGCGCGCACCGGAAACGAGGTGCCGCCGCGGATCGCCGGCGGCACGGCAAAGAAGCGAAAGCCGCCCGGTGGCAGCTCATCCAGCGCGCGCAGATGCTCGACGATCGGGATGCCGGCAGCCAGCAGGATCGAGTGCGCCGGCCGCGTTGGATCGGCCATGTTGTCGATGTTGGCGCAATCGATGCCGACCAGCGCCGCCTGCGCGCGCACCAGCAGGCGACAGGCCTCCGCCGTCAGGTACGGACCGGAACGAAAATAGTCGCTGCGCCCCCAGCGTTCGCTCCAGTCGGTGCGGATCAGCACGGCGCGCCCGGCCAGCTCCACGCCGCTGAAGAGCTCCGGACCCAGCGGGCCGTCGCGCAGCGCGGTGATCACCACGCCGGGCAGATCGGCCAGCCGTTCCAGCGCCAGGGCCGCCAGATCGGCGCCGCCGCGGTAGCGATGCAAGGGCGCATCCACATAGGTGCCGGTATTGCCACCCAGCTCGTAGGCCGCGATCTGAAAGGTTGTGCCAGGCGCGTAGTGCGCCGGTTGCTCGTCATGCGTCAGCACGGCGCGCATGCGCAGCTCCGGCAGACCGGGGTAGGTGGGCATGTTCGGCTCCAACGGATGGCTGAGATCGATCAGCGCCATCAGCTCACCTCCCCGGCGCGCTGCCGCAGCCAGGCCAGCACCTCGCCGGCGTGATGCTCCGGCGGAAAGACCGGATAAAAAACATGTTCGATCACGCCGTCGCGCAGGATCAACGTGAGACGCTTGATCACCGTCCAGTCACCGACGACAAAGGTCGGCAGCCGCAGCGCGCGAGTCAGGACCAGCGCCGCATCGCTCAGCAGCTCGAAGGGCAGCCCCAGCCGCTGCGCCGCTTCGCGCTGCTCGGCGGTGGATTGCGTGCTGAGGCCATAGATCTGCACGCCCAGCGCGCGCAACTCGGCGGCATGATCGCGAAAGGCGCAGCTCTCGGCGGTGCAGCCACGCGCGCCAGGGATGGTGTCCCACTCCGGCGGCAGCGGCTCGTCGGGCCGCGCCGTGCGCGGGTAGGCATAGACCACCACCCGTCCGGGCAGCGTCGCCAGCGTCACCGACCGCCCGGCAGTGGACGGCAAACTCACCGGCGGCAGGCGCAATCCCAGCAGGTGATCGCACGCGCCGTCATCGATCGGAACGGGCCGCTCATCGACAGATTGATGCTCATGGGTCATCGGCTGTTGCTCCCTCGCTCGGATGGCTCCCTCCCCATCCTGTGGACGGACGCTCCTCATGCCGGGACGTCATCTACCAACGTGCCGCGCAGCACGGTCACGGCCTGACCAGCCAAGCGCACGCGCTCGCCATCGAGCCGCACGCGCACGACGCCGCCACGCGCCGAGGCTTGGTAGGCCAGCAGCTCGTGCGTATGGAGACGCGCGCTCCAGTAGGGCCCCAGCGCGCAATGCGCCGCGCCAGTGACCGGGTCTTCATCGATCCCGATTGCCGGCGCGAAAAAGCGCGACACGATCTGGTAGGGCGCGTCGTCACCCCGGCTGGTGACGATCACGCCTTCCACGCCCAGCGCGCGCAGCCGTTCGCGCTCCGGTTGGAGCTGCCGTACCTGCGCCGCGCTCTTCAGCTCGACCAGGTAGCCCAGCGGCACGCGCGCCACCTGGCGCGGCGCAACGCCAAGCGCTTCGGCCAGCCCGGCAGGGGGCGCGATCGCTTCAGGCGTCATGCGCGGGAAGTCCAGCTCGATCCAAGCGTCCCGGCGCGTAGCGGTGAGCAGGCCGCTGCGCGTATGGAAGCGTGCCGTCTGATCGGGCACCAGACGACCGGTCTCCCACAGGACATGCGCGCTGGCCAGCGTGGCATGCCCACACAGATCGACCTCGACCGTGGGCGTAAACCAGCGCAACTCCCAGCCATCATGGCGCGGCAGCACAAAGGCCGTCTCCGACAGGTTCATCTCGGCGGCAACCTGCTGCATCCAGTGCGTTGGGCGCGGCCTGTCCAGCAGGCAGACCGCCGCCGGATTGCCGGCAAAGGGCCGATCGGTAAAGGCATCAACCTGAAACAACGGCAGCGCCATGCTGTTCCTCCTCATGGGCGAATACCGGCCAGCGCCGCATCGAGCGTGGCCTGCCAGGCCGGCGTCGCGCAGACCTGCGCCAGCGGCAGCGGTGGCGGCGGCGGCAGGGGCGTCGGCAACTGCAAGCTGCGCTGCCACCAGCCGACGTCGTACCAGCGCCCCAGTTTGTAGCCCACGCTGCGGTACACACCCACCGACGTAAAGCCCAACGCCTCATGCAGCGCGACGCTGGCCGGATTGGGCAACGCGATCGCGGCAAAGGCATTGCAATAGCCTTGCAGCGCCAGAATGCGCAGCAGCGCGGTGTACAACGCCCGTCCGATGCCGCGCCGCTGGTGCGCCGGCGCGACATAGATCGTCACTTCGACCGACCAACGGTAGGCCGCCCGTTCGCGATAGCGATTGGCATAGGCATACCCCACCACCTCGCCGTCGCGCTCGCACACCAGCCAGGGATACATCGGTAGCGTGGCACGGATGCGCGCAACGATCTGCTCCAGCGTGGGCGGCTCCAGCTCGAACGACACCGCCGTCTCACGCACATAGGGCGCATAGATGCGCTGGAGCGCGGCGGCATCATGTTCTTCCACCAGCCGGAGACACACAGCGCGGCTCATGCCAGCCCCCACCAGCGCAGCGCTGCGAAGGCCAGCAGTCCGGCCAGGATCGTCAGCGCCATGCTACGCGTCAGCAGCGCCACCGCGCCGCCCAGCAGACCGGCCCACACCGTCGCGCCGACGGCGAGCACCCCTTCGGGCGCGACCAGCCCCGGCACGATGAGTGCGGCGAAGATCGCGGGCGGCACCGCGCGCAACACGCGCTCCACCCGCGGCGCAGGCGCGCCACGCAGCGTCAGCAGCGGCATCACCCGCGTGGCATAGGTCACCAGCGCCATGCCCAGCAGCGTCAACCAGACGTTCATCGCTCCTCCACCAGCGCGCCGACCAGGCAGCCGGCCAGCGCCGCGATCAGGATGTACCAGCTCCCGGGCAGCGTCAGCCGCCCCAGCAGCGCGACCACGCCCGCCGTCAGCGCGGCTGCCCGACCGCTGCGCGTGCGCAGGTAGGGCAGCAACAGCACCAGAAAGCTGAGCGGAAAGACCAGGTGCAACCCCAGCGCCGCCGGATCGGGCAGCAGACCGCCCAGCGACAGGCCGACCAGCGTGCTGATCTGCCAGCAGACATAGATGCTGGCGTTGGCGCCCAGCAGCAAGCCCGCTCCGGCCTGCCCATCTAGCACACGCCGGACACTCACCGCATACGACTCATCGGTCAGGCCGAAGGCCAGGCCGGCGCGCTGCCAGAAGGGCAGCCGGCGCAGCCGCGGCGCCAACGAGGCGCTCAACAGCAGATGGCGCAGGTTGACGATCAGCGTCGTCAGCACGATCGACGGGCCGCTCGCGCCGGCAGCGAACAGACCGGCCGCCGTGAACTGCGACGCGCCCGCAAAGACCAGCAATGACATGGCCAGCGTCTGGGCAGGACTCAACCCCGCCGCGCGCGCCGCCAGCGCATAGGCCACGCCAAACGGCGCCACGCCCAGCCACAGCGGCAACGTATCGACAAAACCGCGCCACAGATCGCCGCAACGGGTTGGCCGCGCCAGATGCTTCCGTTCAGTGATCATCGTTGCTCGCTTTCCCCCTGCGTGCCGCCCATGGCTCAAACCAGCGGCACGCCGGCACACACCGGACGCTGACGTCCCTGGCGTGCCTGGTGCCGCCCGATCAGCTCGCCCAGGATCGCCAGGCCGCGCTCGATCACCGCGGGCGCATGCGCCGCAAACGACAGACGGATATGGTCCTGGGTTGCCAACGGCGGGAAAAAGGCCTGTCCCGGCGCGAAAGCCACGCCCTGCTCGAGCGCCGCGCGGTAGAGCTCCAGCGCATCGACGCCGGGCGGCAGCGCCACCCAGAAGCACAAGCCGCCCTGTGGCGTGAACCAGCTGGCTTCGCGCGGAAAAGAGCGCTGCAGCGCCTTTGCCATCGCGTCGCGGCGCTCGCGGTAGAGCGCGCAGACGGCGCGCAGATGCGGCGCAAACGCACCCCGGCCCAGGTATTCGGCCAGCGCCAGTTGCGTGAGCTGTGGCGCGTGCAGGTCGGCCAGCCGTTTGCAGCTCAGCAGCTCGTCGAACAGCGGCGCGTCGGCCACTACCAGCCCCAGACGCAGCCCCGGCATCAGCGCCTTGGAAAAGCTCGACAGATAGATCACCTGCCCGCCGCTGTCGCGCGCTTTGAGCGGCAAGGGCGCCGGCGCGTCATAGGACAAGAGACCGTAAATGTCGTCCTCGAGCACAAGCAGCCCGTGCTGCTGCGCGACGCGCAAAATCGCCTCCTGCCGCGCCGGACTCATGCTAATGCCAGTCGGGTTATGAAAGGCCGGAATGGTGTAGAGCAGTCGCGGCGCGTGCCGGGTGATCGCCTCGGCCAGCGCATCCGGTCGCAGCCCCTGTTCATCGATGGGCACGCCGACCAGCCGCAGGCCCTGAATCTGCATGCGCTCGACCATGCCCAGATAGGTCGGTTGCTCGACCAGCACGGTGTCACCCGGACGTACCAGCGCGCGCAGCACCAGATCGATGCCCTGCTGCGCGCCATTGGTCACCAGGATACGCTCAGGCGGGACCTGCAACCCGCGTATGGTGAGGAAGGCGGCCAACTGCTCGCGCAGCGCGGCTTCGCCCTCGGTCGCGCCGTAATCGAACAGAGTGCGCTCGTAGCGCTTGATCGCCGCCTGCAGCGCTCGCCCAAAGGCGCGCACCGGAAACGTTTCGGGCGCGGCGGCAGCCTGAGCGAAGGAGAGCACATCCGGCCGGTGCGCCAGGCGCATGATCTCCACCAGCGTGCCGGCAGCAGCGCGTGGCTCCGGCGACAGGGGCGCTGCCGTTTGGCGGTGCACCTGCGCTCCGCGACGCTGCGCCACAAAACTGCCGCGGCCCACGAAGGATTCGATCCAACCGTCGGCCTGCAACTCGGCGTAGGCGGTGTGCACGGTCAGGCGCGTCAGACCCAGCTCGCGCGCCAGTTGGCGGATTGGCGGCAGGCGGCTGCCTGCCGGCAACGCGCCGCTGCGAATGCGCTCGCGAATCTGCTCCGCCACCTGCAAATACAGGGGCTGGCGCGCCTGTCGGTCGATCTGGAGGTGCATCCCCGGCTCCTGGTGTGCTGCGCGCCGTTGATTGTACCAGTTGTCCTCTGCCGGCAATAGGGACAAAAGACCAAGCTATACCGGGACATTCGACCAGCCTGCAACACGGGCCGGCTGCCGTGCGTCCCACCCCGCACAACGCGGTACCCAGTCGGGGCACGGCTGCCCGCCGCTGCGCGCGGGAGCAGCTCCCCGCAGAGTTCCTCCGAGGTGATGTATGGCCGATGGACATGCCCACGCCGACGCTCAGCCACGGCTGCTCGCGCCGGCAGCCATGGACGACCCCTACCCGCTCTACCACCAGCTCCGCGCCACTGCGCCGGTGCGCTGGGATGGCAGCGCGTGGGTGCTGACGCGCTACGCCGATGTGTTGGCGGTGTTGCGCGATCCGCGCGCGCGGGCGGCGCGCATCGATCCCGATCCCACCTGGCTGCAACAGACCGGCCTGGAGCCTTTGTTCACCACGCACGCGCGTATGATGCTCTTCACCGATCCGCCGGACCACACGCGGCTGCGCGGGCTGCTCAACACCGCCTTCACGCCGCGCGTGGTGGAAGGGCTGCGCAGCCGCATCACCGCGCTGGTCGACGAGCTGATCGATCGCATCGCCGCAGCGGGACACACCGACCTGATCCAGGATCTGGCCTATCCGCTGCCGGTGACAGTCATCACCGAACTGTTGGGCGTGCCCGCCACGATGCGCGAGCAGTTCCGCCGTTGGTCGGATGGGCTCGCCGCCTTTATCGGCGGCAGCAGCGCGCCGGAGATGCAGACCTTCGCGCACGCGCAGCGCTGCATGCTGGAGTTGAGCGACTACCTGCGTGGCGAGATCGCCGCGCGCCGGCAGCAGCCGCGCGCCGATCTGCTCACCGCGCTGGTCCAGGCCGAAGCTGCCGGCGATCGGCTCAGCAGCGAGGAGTTGATCGCCAACGCGATCCTGCTGCTGGTCGCCGGTCATGAGACCACCACCAACCTGATCGGCAACGGCGTGCTGGCGCTGCTGCGCCATCCCGATCAGCACCGGCGTCTGGTTGAGCAACCAGAGTTGATCGGCAGCGCGGTGGAAGAACTGCTGCGCTACGACAGTCCGGTGCAGGCGACCAGCCGCATCATGGCCGACGACCTGGAGCTCGACGGACAGCGCATCCGCCGCGGCCAGTACGTCACCCTGCTGCTCGGCGCGGCCAACCGCGACCCGGCGCAGTTTCCCGATCCCGATCGGCTGGATATCACGCGCCAGCCCAACCGGCATCTGTCGTTCGCGCATGGACCGCACTTCTGCCTGGGGGCGCCGCTGGCGCGCCTGGAAGCCCAGATCGCCATTGGCCGCCTGCTGCAGCGCCTGCCGACGCTGCACCTGGCGACCGATCGGCTGGTCTGGCGCGACAACTTCACCCTGCGCGGCCTGACGGCATTGCCCCTGCGCGTGGCTTGAGCGGCGCTAGATCACGGTGCGTCCGTCGGCCAGCTCGGCCAGGTTGTACAGAAAGTGAATCGTGGTCGCGATACCGCGTCCGAAGTATTCCAGGTAGAGAAACTCGTTGGGCGCGTGCACGTTGCGGCCAATCCCGTGGCCCAGCGTGGTCATGGGCAGGCCCAGCTCGCGCTGGATCGCGCCCATGACCGGGATCGAGCCGCCTTCGCGATGCAGCGCCGGCGCTTTGCCCCAGGTTGCGACGTAGGCGCGCTTGAGCGCCTCGACGGCACGACCCTCGGTGAGCAGCCGTGCCCACCAGCCCAGCGCCAGGATCTGCACTTCGACATCCAGCGTCTCTGTGGCGAATTGGCGCACAAAGGCGCTGAACTGCTCGGCGATGCGCTGCGGGTCCTGGTTGGGCACCAGGCGCATGCTGACCTTGAAACCGGCGCGCGCCGGGATGATGGTTTTGCCCCCCGGACCGGCGTAGCCGCCGTACAGCCCATTGACGTCGCAGGTCGGCAGCGCGGTGGCGCGCTCCAGTAGCGTGGCCTCCGCCGGACCCCAAAAGGCGCGTACGCCGGCCTGCTGCTGCAGCGTCTCACGCATGGCCGCCTCCTGCGCTGCCAGCAACTCGCGCTCAACCGCGCTCAACGGCGCGACATCATCGTAGAAGCCGGGAATGGCAACGCGTCCGTTGGCGTCGTGCAGCGCGGCGATAATGCGTCCGACCAGGTGCGCCGGGTTGTGCACAATACCGCCGTAGGTGCCGGAGTGCAGATCGTGGGACGGGCCGCTGACCGTTACTTCGGCAGCGACAATGCCGCGCAGCGCCGTGTCGATCACCGGCTGGTCCGGCTCGGAGCCGCCGTCCGAGATCAGCAGCAGATCGGCAGCCAGTAGCTCGCGCTGCTCGCGCACAAAGTCGGTCATGTGCGGCGAGCCCATCTCTTCCTCGCCCTCGAACAGCAGCTTGACGTTGACCGGCAGGCGACCCGTCGCGCTCAGGATCGCTTCGAGCGCCTTGAGATTGACAAAGACGCCCACCTTGTCGTCGATCGCGCCGCGCGCGAAGAGCTTGCCCTCGCGCTCAACCGGCTCAAAGGGATCGGAGTGCCACAGCTCGCGCGGATCGACCGGCTGCACGTCGTAGTGGGCATAGATCAGCACGGTTGGTCGATCCGCACCGGCATGCAGCCAGTCGCCATACACCACCGGATGGCCAGCAGTCGGGATGATCCGGCAGTGCTCCAGGCCGATGCGCTCCATCTCCTGCACCAGCCAGCGCGCAGCCCGCTCGATCTCGGCCTGGTAGGCCGGGTCGGTGCTGATCGAGGGGATGCGCAAAAAGGTTTTGAAGCCGTCCAGGTAGCGCTCGTGCTGCGCGCGCGCCTGCGCCAGCGCTGCGGCGACATCCGTTGTGGTCATACCTGCTTCCTTTCTGTGTCCCATGCATAGCATACAGCCCGGTGTTGGGGCCGTACTCCAGCATACCACCGCCGCGGGGGCCTCCGTCAATCGCCGAGTGTACCTGTGGCTGGTCAAAACGGCGCTCAACCGGTATGATGCAACCAAACGTGGGCGCGCCACCGCATCCCCGCCAGCTACACACATCGAGCAACACACACAAGGAGCCGGCATGGGAATCGCTGCCGACATCGCGATCATTGTGGTTGCCGCGCTATTTGGCGGGCTGCTCGCGCAACGCCTGCATCAGCCGCTGATCCTGGGCTATATTGTTGCCGGCGTGCTGATCGGCCCCTACACCGGCGGCGTCACCGTGCGCGAAGTGCGCACCATCGAGCTACTGGCCGAGATCGGCGTGGCGCTGCTGCTGTTTACGCTGGGCATTCAGTTCGATCTGCGGCAGTTGGGGCGTATCCGTGCGATCGCCGTGCTGGGCGCACCGCTGCAGGTGCTGCTGACGATCGCCTATGGCTATGGCATTGGCGGGCTGCTTGGCCTGGATGCCTATGAGTCGCTCTGGCTGGGCGCGCTGATCGCGCTCTCCAGCACCATGGTGATCCTGAAAACGCTGGAAGCGCGTGGCCAGCTCGGCACGCTGGCCAGCCGCATCATCGTGGGCATGTCGGTGGTGCAGGACCTGACCGTCGTGCCGATGATGATCATCCTGCCCGAACTGCACAACCTGGAGCGTGGCTTGCCTCAACTGGGCCTGGCCGCGTTGCGTGCGGGCATCTTTCTGCTGCTGATGATCTACGGCGCCACGCGCCTGATGGGACCGCTGCTGCGCGCTATTGCGGGCTGGCGCTCGCGCGAGCTGTTTCTGGTGGCGATAACGGCCCTGGCGCTGGGGATCGGCTATGTTTCGTATCTCTTCGGCCTGTCGTTCGCCTTTGGCGCCTTTGCGGCGGGGCTGGTGCTCAGCGAGACGGAGTACGGCCACCAGGCGCTGGATGATGTTCTACCACTGCGCGACATTTTCAGCATGCTCTTTTTTGTTTCGGTCGGCATGCTGCTCGATCCGGTCTTTTTGCTGAACAACATTGGCATGGTTCTGGTGCTGACGCTGGCGACCGTGATCGGCAAGGCACTGATCTTCGGGCTGCTGGTGCGCGCTTTCGGTTACCGCGGCAGCACGCCGCTCCAGGTCGCCGTCGGGTTGATCGCCCTGGGCGAGCTGACCTTTGTGCTGGCGCGCGTAGGCCTGAGTCGTGGTCTGATCTCGGATGATCTCTATGCGCTGGTGCTCTCCACGGCACTGCTGACGATCGTGCTCACGCCGCAACTGCTGAACGCCAGTGCACCGCTCAGCCGCCGGCTGCAGCGCCGTCAGGATCGCGCCTTTGCCCTCGATTTCGAGCGTGACCTGTCGCCGCTGCGCGACCATATCATCATCGCCGGTTATGGACGAGTAGGCCGCTACACCGCCGATCTGCTGCAACGCTTAAGCCTGCCCTGCGTAGTGATCGAGCTGGATCAGAACGCCGCCGAGCGCGCGCGCCGCGCCGGTCTGCCGGTGATCTACGGTGATGCT
The sequence above is a segment of the Kallotenue papyrolyticum genome. Coding sequences within it:
- a CDS encoding dipeptidase, producing the protein MTTTDVAAALAQARAQHERYLDGFKTFLRIPSISTDPAYQAEIERAARWLVQEMERIGLEHCRIIPTAGHPVVYGDWLHAGADRPTVLIYAHYDVQPVDPRELWHSDPFEPVEREGKLFARGAIDDKVGVFVNLKALEAILSATGRLPVNVKLLFEGEEEMGSPHMTDFVREQRELLAADLLLISDGGSEPDQPVIDTALRGIVAAEVTVSGPSHDLHSGTYGGIVHNPAHLVGRIIAALHDANGRVAIPGFYDDVAPLSAVERELLAAQEAAMRETLQQQAGVRAFWGPAEATLLERATALPTCDVNGLYGGYAGPGGKTIIPARAGFKVSMRLVPNQDPQRIAEQFSAFVRQFATETLDVEVQILALGWWARLLTEGRAVEALKRAYVATWGKAPALHREGGSIPVMGAIQRELGLPMTTLGHGIGRNVHAPNEFLYLEYFGRGIATTIHFLYNLAELADGRTVI
- a CDS encoding cation:proton antiporter, with the translated sequence MGIAADIAIIVVAALFGGLLAQRLHQPLILGYIVAGVLIGPYTGGVTVREVRTIELLAEIGVALLLFTLGIQFDLRQLGRIRAIAVLGAPLQVLLTIAYGYGIGGLLGLDAYESLWLGALIALSSTMVILKTLEARGQLGTLASRIIVGMSVVQDLTVVPMMIILPELHNLERGLPQLGLAALRAGIFLLLMIYGATRLMGPLLRAIAGWRSRELFLVAITALALGIGYVSYLFGLSFAFGAFAAGLVLSETEYGHQALDDVLPLRDIFSMLFFVSVGMLLDPVFLLNNIGMVLVLTLATVIGKALIFGLLVRAFGYRGSTPLQVAVGLIALGELTFVLARVGLSRGLISDDLYALVLSTALLTIVLTPQLLNASAPLSRRLQRRQDRAFALDFERDLSPLRDHIIIAGYGRVGRYTADLLQRLSLPCVVIELDQNAAERARRAGLPVIYGDASSEIVLEAAGIQHARLMLVTVPGAVDVELIVRRVRQVNPELHVVVRAARLGQVERLQAMGVYELVQPEFEAGLEMVRQTLLHFDRPATEIQQLIDSIRAELYQPLTTLHTNAQVLERLRSARRRLEIEWIDLDPASPLVGKSIGASHIRQRTGVSIVAVIRDNEIISNPAPEFTLQAGDIIAAFGSFEQRSRFRALARPLDAAEPDAERVTLTAPSPRAEHSTEA